ATCTTCAGCCACGGTATTAAAACCAAAATGCGTGGTCGAACCGTTGTTCTGTGCGGCATCGTTATTCTGGACGTTTTGTGTCATGGGTTTACTCTCTTCATTTATAATACAGGCGATTGAAACCATGCCCGCGTGCGTGGTTCACATTTTAAAGGATTTTAAGTGTCATCACCCGACTACATTTTAACTTTATCATGCCCAGACCAAATGGGCATCGTACACACCGTTTCTGGTTTCTTATTTGAACGTGGTGGCAACATCATCGATTCAGCCCAATACGATGACACCGACAGCGACCGTTTCTTTATGCGCGTGCACTTTCAAGAACGTCGGCCTGATGTCACTTTGGATATTTTAAAAACAGAATTTGCCCCCATCGCCGCCCGATTCAACATGGACTGGCAATTGTTCGATGGCCGTGTTAAACCACGCTTGCTGATCATGGTTTCAAAAATTGGCCATTGTTTAAATGACTTATTGTTCCGTCATCAATCGGGCAATCTGCCCGTGGACATCGCAGCGGTGGTGTCCAATCACCCTGATTTCGAACCTTTGGCACGCTCATATGGCATTCCATTCCATCACTTTCCATTGCTGGGTGCAAGCGCTGAACAGAAAGCCGAACAAGAAGCCCAAGTGCTTCACATCGTCGAACAAGAAAAAATTGATTGCGTGATTTTGGCGCGTTACATGCAAATTTTATCCAACAACATGTGCGCCCAGCTCAATGGTCGCGCCATCAATATTCACCACTCCTTTTTACCCAGTTTTAAGGGGGCAAAACCGTATCACCAAGCCTTCAGTAAAGGGGTGAAACTCATCGGCGCAACCGCTCACTTTGTCACCGCAGACCTTGATGAGGGCCCGATCATCGAGCAAGACATCGCCCGTGCCGACCACAGCATGAGCGCCGACCACCTCACGGCCATTGGCCGCGACACCGAGTGTGTAACCCTCGCACGCGCCGTGAAATGGCATGCCGAGCATCGGGTGCTGCTGAATGGTAAAAAAACAGTGGTGTTTAAATAACACCTTCAATGACCAAATCGATATCACCTCAATTTTGCCAACCACCGATCCAGTGCGTTGGCAAAATTTTGCACATCGCGCACCGATAGCGCCGAAGGCCCACCTGTTTGCGTTCCAGAGTCGCGCAATTCTTGCATGAAATTGCGCATGGACAACAACTGCTGCACATTTTCTCGCGTGTACCATTCACCGCGCGGGTTCAAAGCCAGCGCACCTTTCTCAACGACCTGAGCCGCCAGTGGAATGTCCGCCGTGATCACCAAGTCACCTGCCACCAAGCGCAAGACAATTTCATTGTCCGCCACATCCATGCCCGAAGGCACTTGCACCGCCTTGATGAAGGGCGATGGTGGGGTCATCAACATTTGATTGGCAATCAATGTCGTTACAATCTCTGTTCGCCGTGCTGCACGAAAAATCACCTCTTTCACCGCTTTTGGACAAGCGTCCGCATCAACCCAAATTGGCATGTCGTCTTTCTATTCACTGTTATTCACCATTAAAAACGCCACAAGTATACCCTTGTGGCGTTAGATCTTGACAGAAAGCCTCAAATTAAAGACAGTAAAGACAGCCAATCCACTTCAATCGTCCTCTTCAACCTTCAAACTCTTGTGGTACATTTTCTTGGTGCTGGCAACTTGTGTGCGCAAAATTTCTTTTGCTGCGATCAAATCATTTCGAACAAGTGCCGCGTCAACGTCGGCAAGGTCTGCCTGCAACTCACGGATGCCATCTTGATACGTCCCTCGCACATCCGCAGTTCGACCGTATTGTAACGAACCCGCCACATCCGCATACTGATGCAAAACAGTCAACGCACTTTGAAATTGAGGCACATCCATGCTGCGCAAAGCTTGATTGTAGGCGTGCTGCATGTGCTTCATTGCCGGCTCAACGGCACTGTCCGCAAAAGCCCAAGCAGGCATAAGCAATGCACCCAAACCAAGGGCAACAGCCGCAATCTGAGGTCTAAAAATATTTCTAAAAACAAGCATTCCCATGACACACCCTCCTTTGTCGTAAAGTCAATCAATTGGCTTGAGTAAGGGAGATCAAGCCCCTACCGCGTTGTGGTAACGCTTTTCTGTCGCGCGAATGCGCAACAGGGCATCTTTGGCCGCCGACAAATCACCGCTGCGAATCGCTTGATTCATTTCACCGATATTTTGCTGCAACTCTTGCATGCCCTCACGATAGGTGGATGGATCGTCGCTGTATGTTTGGCTGCGTGCCGCATCTGCACCCGATTGTAGTTTTGCCGCGTATTGGGCAAACTCATCAATGCTTGAGCTGTCCATCGCGCCACGGTATGCCGCTTTCATGCTTTTCATCGCTGATTTAATTTCATTGGCGTGTACAGCTGGGCTCACGGCCATCAGGCCGAATACGGCAAAGCCAGCTGCGCTGAGGATAAAGTGTTTGATGCGGCGTGCACATGCGGTCATGTCAAGACTCCTTATGGTGATGAAAAAAGATTAAATATCATTAAACAAGGGTCTTAGGAAGCAAACGCATTAAAATATGCGCTAAGCTCTTGAGACCAAATGAAAAACAAGTACTTCAAACATTCAAAAATTAGCGAAGCGAAGTTTCGCCAAATTTTACGGTATTTTGCCCTTGATTTAACGGCAACGGAATGTGCTGCGTTAAGCGGCATATCCGTTCGTTCAATCAACACCATTTACCTCAAGATTCGTCGTCGTTTGGTGATTGTTTGTCTCCAAGGCTCACCACTCAAAGGAGAGTTGAAAGCCGACGAATCATATTTTGGTCCGCATCGTGTTCGAGGTAAACGCGGACGTGGTGCTTCAGGTAAAACCATCGTGTTTGGTTTACTCAAACGTGATGGCAATATCTACACTGAGATTATGCCTGATGCTTCCAAAGCCAGCCTGCAAGCCATTATTCGTGGGAAAGCAGACATTAACAGCGTTATCCATACCGATGGTTGGCGCGGCTATAATGGCTTGGTGGACATCGGGTTTGATAAACACTTCCGGGTGAATCATGGTGCCGATGAGTTTGTAAATGGTTCTAATCATGTGAATGGGATAGAATCATTCTGGAGCTATGCTAAACGTCGTTTGGTTCAGTTTAACGGCGTTCCGAAAAACACATTTTTACTGCATTTGAAGGAAACTGAATTTAGGTTTAACCATCGCAAAAGCGACTTGTATAAAGTGCTTCTTAACATGCTGCGAGATGAGCCGTTATTGAATTCTGCTTCCTAAGACCCTAAACAAATATGGGCAAAAAAACATGGTTTTTCTGTGCTTTAGGTTGGTATGTTCAGCCATGAAAACACAAACAAAAAACGATTGAAATTAAATGGTTAAAAAATCACCATTGAAAATGGCTTGTTTTACTCAACCTATTGAAGAAACCGTTTGATCCTGCATTGCTCTAGTTTCAAAGACCACGTTTGCATACTAAGAGATTTGACTTAACCCAACATTAACATGCACAACAACAGCAAACAAAGCGATGTAAAAATTCATGGTCATCAACAGCATCAAGTGATCAATTGATTTAAACTGCAACAAAACATACTCTTAAATATATTCTTTTATGACTATGCGCTCACTTTCACACAGGCACACCATGTCTCGATTGAATAGCCGACCTTCCCCAGCCATGCGATGCATCACATGGCTGACCTTACTGCTATCGGCCTGTGGTGCGCCTTCGAGTCACGCCAACCCAAAAAGCTTGGCCTCGTGGTGCGTCACCAATGGCCAAGTCAGTGCCAGTGCCGATGACTGGCTGTCCATCACAGCCCCCAGTGTACGCATGATCGACCCACTCAGCACTGCTCAACACGTCGACATCAAATTTCGCTACATCGCCCCCACCAGCGACATCAAACCACTCGCCTCAGGTGAGTTGCGCCGCCAAATAGGCCTCAAATTGCTTGCCGAGGATGACTGCAACTTGCTCTACGTCATGTGGCACATCCAACCAGACTCTGCCATCAGCGTTTCGATCAAACACAATACCGGCGCTAGAACCCATGCAGAATGCCATGCCGATGGTTATGAAACACTGACCCCCTATTTCAAATACGCCCTTCCCGCCATTCATTCAGGCGAGGAACATCAGCTCAGCGCACAAATTGACGACACTCAACTCTCTGTTTTTGCAGATGCACAACTGGTTTGGCGTGGCGACATTGGCGAGCACATCCAAGGCATGCGTGGCCATGTCGGCCTGCGCAGCGACAACGGTCAATTTGAAGTGAAGTTTTTAACCCCGGTTCAAAATCAAGTCGCCACCACAAGCGAGACCGCTGCAAGCGCTAGACAACAAGCGGTCAATGAAGCACTGACCTGCCTAAACCATTGACACATCACGCGCACCAACAAAGCCAATCACCGCTAAAGAATCAAAGGGCTTCATACCCCGCAGCATCAGGAATCGGCTCATTGACCATCTCATTGCCTGCCATGTCCACGTAAATACACGCCAAGTTCACCGCATCCGTGCGCCAATAGCGTACACCCGCATCCGCGGCTTGCTGACAAAACGTCATAAAATCAGTTTGACCTTGCTGATGAATGGCGATGGTATGGCGCAAAGCCTCGGCCTTCGGTTCGGCTGCAATGGTTTTACTGGCATATTTTGCAGGTGCAGCAATCATTTCACCACTGCGGGCAACGTATTCAGAATGCCCATCCGTCACAAAAAAATCATAGTACGCCAAACCCAAGCCTTTAATTTCCTGTACATATCTTGGAAAATCTTGGCCTGTTTTAACTTTGGCATGGGCGGCGGCAAGCTGTTCGAGGGTAAACATGGGGATCCTTTGTGTATGATGGGTCTGAGATAGGAACGATGACAAAACAACATAACAGCAAAATGATTCTAGCATTTTGGAAGTGAATGTGTCGATTGCACCACCTAAATCAAGCAACTTCACCCATACAAAAAAATGCATCCGACAGATGACTGTGCGAATGCATTCAACAACTGATGACCCATCAAAAAACCAAACAACCACCTTTTTTACCCTCAAGGTTTAAAATCATTTTCAAACAATTTGACCAAATCGTCCTTGATTAAAATCGGTAATGGCCTGTTGAATTTCCGCCTCGGTGTTCATGACAAAAGGCCCATAACCCACCACAGGCTCATCAATCGGCACACCCGACAGCAGCAAAATCTTCACAGCGGCATCACCCGTCGCTTGCAACTGAACATCCCCCCCCATCATGTCAAAGCCGATCAATTGCCCTTGTTTCGCTTCATCACCGCCATTCAACAGCACCTCTCCGCGTAACACCACCATCAACAGGTTATGCCCTTCAGGCACGGTCAAGGTCGTCGATGCAGAAGGATTCAACAGCACATCCCACACATTCATTTCAGTGAAGGTCTGTGCAGCCCCAATCACACCATTGAACTCACCCGCAATCACACGCACAAAACCTGCACCGTCATTCAAAGGAACCACCTGAATGTCTTGACCCAATAATTCTTGATAACGCGGCCTGGTGTTTTTGTCCTTCTTCGGCAAATTTACCCACAACTGCACCATTTCAAACTCACCACCCGTGCGACCAAAAGCCTCCGAATGAAACTCCTCATGAATGATGCCACGGCCCGCCGTCATCCACTGCACATCACCGGCACCAATCACACCGCCACCACCCGACGAGTCACGGTGCGCCACCTCACCTGCATACGCGATGGTCACCGTTTCAAAACCTTTATGCGGATGCTGACCCACACCACGCGGCCGCCCAGCGTTCGGCTCAAACACACGAGGCGCACCATAATCCAACATCAAAAATGGATCCGTTTGCTTGTCCTCACCCATGTGTGAAAACAAAGGTTGCACCAAAAACCCATTGCCCACCCAATGACTCGATGTGGCATTGTAAATTTGACGTACTTTTCTCATTGCATACCCCCCTATTAAAAACCCACTTGTGGCATCAACCCAGACTGCTGAGCCTCACGTAATTTTTGAGGTGTCACATCATTGCCCTCAAGATCAATCACGGTCATCACCCCCAACACATTGCCCACCTGCCCCGTCACCGCCTGCATATAACGCCGACGCAGAACCTCACGTTCAGCCAACTCCACTGGGCTCAAAGCGCGCAGCTTAGCCAGCCGCGCCAAAGCATTGATTCGATCCAACTCTGGAATGCGCATAATAAAATTTCCTTTTCTGTTCAATCACTTATGAATGTGATGTATTATACAATCAAAGGGTATTTTTAATAAGTACGTACATTTTTTATACTGTTGTGAACACCATGAAACCAACCAACGCCATCCAAGCACAGCCCACCATTTTTTGCCCCGTCAACACCACCTTGGACATCATCGGCGGCAAATGGAAAGCCTTGATCATTTACCACTTGATCAATGGCACGCAACGCTTCAACAGCCTGCAACGCAGCATGGCGGGCATCACTCAACGCATGCTCACACTGCAACTGCGCGAGCTTGAGGCCGATGGCTTGATTCACCGTGAAGTCTACCCCGTCATCCCACCCAAGGTCGAATACTCACTGACCGCGTTTGGCCGCACCTTACTTCCAGTAATTTATGCCATGCACGCTTGGGGAGTCGCCTACCGTGAAGAATGCGAACGCATTCAAAGCACAAAAACACACGAATAAAAAAGCAAGTCAGCCACACATACACATCCGCTTATCACGCACATCGACTCGGAAGCTCAGGCCAGCGCCCCCAAGCGAACATCTGGGCATGGGGACAAACAAGCAGAATCTCCGCCATTAATGGTCCCCTTAAACATGGGTGACTTACCAATCACGGCATGATGATTGGGCTTAACATCTCGTGACAACGGCATTTAATTCACTTAACCCACATCACACATGCCGTGATGTCACACCCGTCAATCCCATCCAAAAGGTCATGGTAACCGTTTCAAGGCAGCCATCGCAGCATGGTCATGATCCATTGCGGCCAACCGATACCACCTTTTTGCTTGGTTGAGGTCTTGTTGAACACCCACGCCTTTTTCATAAAAATAACCCAAGCGCGACACAGCCAACACACGTGGGTGGATGTTTTGTGCCGCTTCTTCTGGTGTTGATGCGGCCTTTAAATACCATTTGAGGGCTTCGGCGATGCTCCGTTGAACGCCCAAGCCTTTTTCATACAACGCCCCCATTCTGGCGGCGGCAGTGATGTCACCTGCATTCGAAGCGGCTTGATAATAGGTGGCGGCCTCGGCGTAGTTGACAGCAACACCCAAGCCCTCTTCGGCCATGATGCCCAGGTAACGAGGTGCTTTCATGTCGCCCCCTTGCCATGCAGTTTGAAACAATTGAGCGGCTTTGGCATAATCTTGCGCCACCCCTGTGCCGTTGAAATAATTCAAACCATCGTTGAGCATTTGTCGAGCGGCTGATTGTTTTGGCGATTCTTTGTTTTGTTGAAACAACCAATCGCGCACATCGCTTAATAAATAAGCGTGGTCAAATGCATACATGTGTTCCGCACCGCCACTACTCTTCATATAGGATTGCGGCGCGACCGTATTGGCGGTGAATTGCACAAAATTGATGTGATTGCCTTGTTTGAGCAAGCTTTCAATGTGCTGCTCTTGCTCGGCATCAGACAGATTGGCGGCAAATTCTGTACTGCCAAAATTGACACCATCTTTTTTAAGCATGTCGCCCACTTCTTTCATGCCGCCCGACGCTTTTTCATCCCCTTTTGAGACGACGTAAAAAAATTTCATTTTTGCCAATGGTTCTAAAACCTTGATGTCCCACTGGCTGCTGACAAACAATGACGCGGCAAATAAGTCAGGATGGTTGGCATTGAGGTAAAACGAAATCATGCCGCCCATGGATTGCCCCGTGGCGTACAGTCGATTGTGATCAATGCTGTATTGCCCAACGACATGGTTCAATAATTGATACACCGTATCGACTTCTGGGCTGACTTGAAAGTCATCATTCACCGCGCTGTTCGGTCCATGTGCATTTTTTTGTCCTTTAAACGCAGGCACTAAAACAAAGCTCGGGTGCTTCGCCTGCTCCGCATCGGTGGCCCAAATAATCCCGCCATAACCTTGCTTAAGCGGCGCCATTGCACCCAAACCTGCTGTACTCGCATCGGCGATGAACATCACCAAAGGGTATTTTTTAGCAGGGTCATAATCTTTGGGCACAAACAGGCTGTAGTCCATAGATAAACCCGTCGCAGGATCAGTGAAAGTCAGGGTTTGAAACTTAGGTGCAACTTGTTCACGCAGCAATAACAATTGTGAGTCAAACGACTTGTCCGCACCTCCGTAAACGTTGCCCCACACCGTTTTTTGCGGGCTGTTGTTATTTGGGGTTGATGTGCAAGCCGCCAAGACAATGCTTGCAGCGATACTGACGTTGATTAAGTGTTTCATTTTTCCCTTTGTGTCATTGAATTTAAGGCTGTGTCAGGTTGGATGCGATAGCAAAAAGCAGTCCATAAAACAAACACCAAACCCGTGATTGCCGTGCCCAAGGGCAAACCAAAAACCTCATGTGAGAGAAAATCCCCCGCACCCGTGCCTGATGAACGAATGAGCGCAACAATACCCCAATAGTAAAAAGGTTGAAGCAACAAATCGCATTTATAGCCCAAAAACAGCATCAAACAAAATCCTGCACCATACACAGCGGTGGTGCCCAATGTACCAAATCCCAAAACAAAAGAACTGCAATCGCCAATCAGCGTGCCTAAAGTGCCCGCTAAAATCATGCACACCCAGTAAAACGCATCCACATTGATGATGTTGTCCTGCACGGGTTTGTTGCGATTGGCGGCCTGATAACGAATGGTGGCAAGCAGCAGTAAAAAAGCAAGCAAGGGAATCGATACGGCAAAACTGATGTTGAAACTGTGGAAACCGTCGCCGATATTGGTTGCTGCGGCTCGAATGACAATCACCGTTGCCCAAAAGAAAGCATAACTGTGCCAACGGCTGTTTTCTTCGACAATAAAAATAAGGGCTAAAAACGCGGCCAGAAAAGGCAGTCCATTAAAATTGCCTAAATGCAGGTAATCAGAGATAAAGTCGCCCAAATCTGCACCAAAAACACTGGCCACAAATAATGATACCCAGTATTTTGTTTCTATTTTGGGTAGAAGCTTCATAAAAAATCCTTTTACTTTTATTTATTGTCTGGTGCTTCACTTTAAGTCTGTTGTGTTGCGCTCGATTGTCTCTAATGTAAAGTTTTGTAAAGACAATTGAAAAAACTGCCATGTCAGACAGTTTTTTATTTTTACAACTCACATCCAAAAACCCTCACTGAATCTCGAATCCATTACCAGTCATAGAGCAGGCAATTAAAAATCGAATTTTTAGACGAAAATCCTCAAATAAAAGGTAGTCTTTCAAAATTAATGGTGAAAACCAAAAACATCCTTCCGTTTTTTTTCGTTAAAAAAAGGAAGCAAAAGATTTGCTTCCTTTCTATAAACAACCCAATTTTAAGCAACAGTACTTTTATTGAAACTCACCATGATGCATCATGGTGAGAACTCCGCTCACAAACGAGGGATATTATGTGCAAACGTCATGGACAACATTCACCTCAACCTACTCTTCACCCAAACGACCAAGCATGTTGAACATTTGAATTAGCGGCTGTTAATATCACCATCTGGATGAACCTCAATTTTTGAGTTACTCCCCATGTGTATGTAATTGTTTTTTCCTAAAACAGTGGCCTTGCCCTTAGGCGCTATAAAAACTTCTGTTCCTGAAATACTCACAGGCGTTGGAATGTCACCAGACAAATCGGCACGAATGAGGTTGCCGTAAACATCATAGGTCAATATTTGCTCCCCCACCGCGCTGTCCTTACCCTTTAAAAAGACAATTTTTCTGCTATGCAACTTACCCGCAACAACCTCATCTGTCACTTGAACATCATTGGAAGATACATTTTGCTTGTTTGTATCTATTGTCGTTGGCAATGAATTTGAAACGTCTTGACTACATTTCTTTGCCGCTTTCACTAAAGGAAATGGCTGAGCGGTACTTAATTTTTTTAATGGATCAAAAGCCAGCTCCGAAACGGACAACTTACACGTATGTGGATAAAAATCCTGATCCATATACACCTCATAATTGTGCCCAGCCAGCGGAGTAAATTTTATTGAAGCACCTAAACAAATAAAGCGCGTATGCTCATTCAAAGTTTCTGTTTCAATTTTCAATATAAGCGGTGCATTTGCTGCCACATTATATTCTGCGTAACTCCCATTTTCGGACAGTTTTGAACTGGGCATACCGACTCTTTTGGGCTTACCCCACATTGAAAAACCGGCCCCGCCAGCGGCTGCTTGGATGCCTTTTTTATCATCTGAATTGATACAGTTTGTATTTGGAAACAGTTCCACCTTGTTTGCATTTGAAACACGGATGGCTGCTTGCCCATTCAACAAATTACCCTCTTGGTTAGCGATAATCTTCTGAGACTCCGCATCCGAAGTTTCAGCGTGTACTTCGTTTGTAAGGCTCCACAGTGAGAGCAATAAAAATGTGATTTTAAATTTCATACGCGTCATAAGTAATCTCTATGGTGAGAACTACAAGTGCATAACAAAAAGAACGCCACAAGTATACCCTTGTGGCGTTCTTTTTTACTACATCTAAAATCTTATTTCTTCTTCTGCGGCGGCAAATCCGTGCAATGCCCTTTAAACACTTCCGCCGCCATGCCGACTGATTCGCCAAGCGTTGGGTGTGGGTGGATGGTTTTACCCACGTCCACTGCGTCCGCGCCCATTTCAATCGCCAAGCAAATTTCTGAGATCAAATCGCCCGCGCCTGTGCCGACGATGCCGCCACCGATGACGCGACCGGTGTCTTGGTCAAAAATCAGCTTGGTGAAACCTTCGTCACGGCCATTGGCAATTGCGCGACCCGATGCAGCCCATGGGAATACGCCTTTGCCCACTTTAAGGCCTTGTGCTTTGGCGGCATCTTCGGTCATGCCAGCCCATGCCACTTCGGGGTCGGTGTAGGCAACCGATGGAATTTGACGCACGTCAAAGTATGATTTTTCGCCAAATGCTGCTTCTGCGGCCACGTGTGCTTCATGCACCGCTTTGTGCGCGAGCATGGGCTGTCCGACAATGTCACCAATCGCAAAGATGTGTGGCACGTTGGTGCGCATTTGTGCATCAACATTGATGAAACCACGATCGGTGACCGCAACGCCGGCTTTATCGGCATCAATCAGCAAACCATTGGGTGCACGACCGACGGCAACAAGCACGAGGTCGTAACGTTGTGGCTCGGCAGGGGCGGTGGATTTGTCGTTGGCTTTCTCGAAGGTGACGTAAATGCCATCGTCTTTCGCTTCCACGGCGACGGTTTTGGTGTTGATGTACACATTGTCAAAACGCGCTTCGTTGTATTTTTGCCAAACTTTAACGAGGTCGCGGTCTGCACCTTGCATGAGACCGTCGAGCATTTCAACCACGTCTAAACGTGCGCCGAGGCTTGAGTACACCGTACCCATTTCGAGGCCAATGATGCCGCCACCGATGATGAGCATTTTGTTTGGCACTTGGCGCAATTCCAGTGCGCCGGTGCTGTCGACGATGCGATCATCTTGTGGAATGAAAGGTAAGTTAACCACGCGCGAGCCTGCAGCGATGATGGCTTTTGCGAAACGCACCACTTTTTTCACATCGGTGGTTTCTGAGCCTGTACCTGTGGTTTCGGTCACTTCCATGTGGTTCGGGTCGATGAATTTACCGATACCGCGCACGGTGGTGACCTTGCGTGCTTTCGCCATACCAGCGAGGCCACCCGTGAGTTTTTTCACCACATTGGCTTTGTAATCACGTAATTTGTCGAGGTCAACCGTCGGTGCGGCAAAATTGATGCCGTGCGAACCCATGTGCTGCGCTTCATCCATGATGGCTGCGGTGTGCAATAAGGCTTTTGAAGGAATACAACCCACATTCAAGCACACGCCGCCGAGGGTAGCATAACGCTCAACAATCACAGTGTTCATACCCAAATCAGCGGCACGGAATGCGGCCGAATAACCACCAGGGCCCGCACCGAGAACAAGCATTTCACACTCCACATCAACAGGACCGTTGTATGAACCTGCAGGGACAACCACTGCCGAAGGTGCGGGTGCTGCGGCAGCTGGCGCGGGTGCGGCCACTGCTGCGGGCGCGCTGGCGGCGGGTGCTGCTGCGACGGCACCTGCGGCTTCGATCAATACGACCACCGTGCCTTCGCTGATTTTATCGCCCATGGCGACTTTGATTTCTTTGACCACACCTGCTGCACTCGAAGGCACGTCCATGGTGGCTTTGTCTGATTCCAGTGTGACCAACGCGTCTTCAACCGCGATGACATCACCGACTTTGACATGGATTTCAATCACAGGCACATCGCTGTAATCGCCGATGTCTGGGACTTTAACTTCTATTAATTGACTCATTTTTGTCTTCCTCTATTTTTTTGGTTACTCATCATTCGCTGCAGATAATGCCGACTACAATTCAGTGGGTGTGTGGCACACCATCTAACTCAGCACTGTGTTCACCATCAATACGTATGGCACATTTGAATGGATTTCGCTGCGCGACAATGACAGGAGCTTAATGATTGATGCCGTCGTAATGCACCACATCCACACCATCCAAGCTCAATTCTTCATCCAAACAATTCAAATTGATCGCCACCGACTCCCCTTTACCATCTGGGGGAATTCCAATCGAAAATGGTGCACAACCACAGGTTTTGCAAAAATGGTGTGCAATTTGATGCTTGTTGAACAAATACGTGCTAAAACTGCCTTCAGGCATGACCAAATGTGCAGCGGCTTTTGATGTAAACCACAACCGAACACCTTTGCGACGGCAATGTGAACAATTGCATTCCACCACTTGCTTGATGTCGGCTTCAATTGCAAACTTCAACTGACCACAATGACAACTTCCTGTGTATTTCATGGTTCACCCTATTTTTACATTGGAAATGCGGCGCGAGATGTGACGCGATTTAAATAATCATCAAACGCGGCACAGGTCGGCACCATTTTGAACAGACGCACAAAAAAGTTAAGCTGCGAACCCACATACACGTCTGCGGCAGTAAAGCGCT
The window above is part of the Ephemeroptericola cinctiostellae genome. Proteins encoded here:
- a CDS encoding alpha/beta hydrolase-fold protein — translated: MKHLINVSIAASIVLAACTSTPNNNSPQKTVWGNVYGGADKSFDSQLLLLREQVAPKFQTLTFTDPATGLSMDYSLFVPKDYDPAKKYPLVMFIADASTAGLGAMAPLKQGYGGIIWATDAEQAKHPSFVLVPAFKGQKNAHGPNSAVNDDFQVSPEVDTVYQLLNHVVGQYSIDHNRLYATGQSMGGMISFYLNANHPDLFAASLFVSSQWDIKVLEPLAKMKFFYVVSKGDEKASGGMKEVGDMLKKDGVNFGSTEFAANLSDAEQEQHIESLLKQGNHINFVQFTANTVAPQSYMKSSGGAEHMYAFDHAYLLSDVRDWLFQQNKESPKQSAARQMLNDGLNYFNGTGVAQDYAKAAQLFQTAWQGGDMKAPRYLGIMAEEGLGVAVNYAEAATYYQAASNAGDITAAARMGALYEKGLGVQRSIAEALKWYLKAASTPEEAAQNIHPRVLAVSRLGYFYEKGVGVQQDLNQAKRWYRLAAMDHDHAAMAALKRLP
- a CDS encoding pirin family protein; this translates as MRKVRQIYNATSSHWVGNGFLVQPLFSHMGEDKQTDPFLMLDYGAPRVFEPNAGRPRGVGQHPHKGFETVTIAYAGEVAHRDSSGGGGVIGAGDVQWMTAGRGIIHEEFHSEAFGRTGGEFEMVQLWVNLPKKDKNTRPRYQELLGQDIQVVPLNDGAGFVRVIAGEFNGVIGAAQTFTEMNVWDVLLNPSASTTLTVPEGHNLLMVVLRGEVLLNGGDEAKQGQLIGFDMMGGDVQLQATGDAAVKILLLSGVPIDEPVVGYGPFVMNTEAEIQQAITDFNQGRFGQIV
- a CDS encoding winged helix-turn-helix transcriptional regulator, which codes for MKPTNAIQAQPTIFCPVNTTLDIIGGKWKALIIYHLINGTQRFNSLQRSMAGITQRMLTLQLRELEADGLIHREVYPVIPPKVEYSLTAFGRTLLPVIYAMHAWGVAYREECERIQSTKTHE
- a CDS encoding DUF1398 domain-containing protein, with amino-acid sequence MFTLEQLAAAHAKVKTGQDFPRYVQEIKGLGLAYYDFFVTDGHSEYVARSGEMIAAPAKYASKTIAAEPKAEALRHTIAIHQQGQTDFMTFCQQAADAGVRYWRTDAVNLACIYVDMAGNEMVNEPIPDAAGYEAL
- a CDS encoding cytochrome b562 is translated as MGMLVFRNIFRPQIAAVALGLGALLMPAWAFADSAVEPAMKHMQHAYNQALRSMDVPQFQSALTVLHQYADVAGSLQYGRTADVRGTYQDGIRELQADLADVDAALVRNDLIAAKEILRTQVASTKKMYHKSLKVEEDD
- the purU gene encoding formyltetrahydrofolate deformylase, whose product is MSSPDYILTLSCPDQMGIVHTVSGFLFERGGNIIDSAQYDDTDSDRFFMRVHFQERRPDVTLDILKTEFAPIAARFNMDWQLFDGRVKPRLLIMVSKIGHCLNDLLFRHQSGNLPVDIAAVVSNHPDFEPLARSYGIPFHHFPLLGASAEQKAEQEAQVLHIVEQEKIDCVILARYMQILSNNMCAQLNGRAINIHHSFLPSFKGAKPYHQAFSKGVKLIGATAHFVTADLDEGPIIEQDIARADHSMSADHLTAIGRDTECVTLARAVKWHAEHRVLLNGKKTVVFK
- a CDS encoding DUF896 domain-containing protein, which codes for MRIPELDRINALARLAKLRALSPVELAEREVLRRRYMQAVTGQVGNVLGVMTVIDLEGNDVTPQKLREAQQSGLMPQVGF
- a CDS encoding IS1595 family transposase yields the protein MKNKYFKHSKISEAKFRQILRYFALDLTATECAALSGISVRSINTIYLKIRRRLVIVCLQGSPLKGELKADESYFGPHRVRGKRGRGASGKTIVFGLLKRDGNIYTEIMPDASKASLQAIIRGKADINSVIHTDGWRGYNGLVDIGFDKHFRVNHGADEFVNGSNHVNGIESFWSYAKRRLVQFNGVPKNTFLLHLKETEFRFNHRKSDLYKVLLNMLRDEPLLNSAS
- a CDS encoding YaiI/YqxD family protein: MPIWVDADACPKAVKEVIFRAARRTEIVTTLIANQMLMTPPSPFIKAVQVPSGMDVADNEIVLRLVAGDLVITADIPLAAQVVEKGALALNPRGEWYTRENVQQLLSMRNFMQELRDSGTQTGGPSALSVRDVQNFANALDRWLAKLR
- a CDS encoding cytochrome b562, with translation MTACARRIKHFILSAAGFAVFGLMAVSPAVHANEIKSAMKSMKAAYRGAMDSSSIDEFAQYAAKLQSGADAARSQTYSDDPSTYREGMQELQQNIGEMNQAIRSGDLSAAKDALLRIRATEKRYHNAVGA